Proteins co-encoded in one Zygotorulaspora mrakii chromosome 5, complete sequence genomic window:
- the PIB2 gene encoding Pib2p (similar to Saccharomyces cerevisiae PIB2 (YGL023C); ancestral locus Anc_4.97), with amino-acid sequence MMSSIHSQSSDSHLNDQDQHMDLQRKDDEQQQATQFFSEKTPAIQEEEEEDTGEEERESEGNREETSSDSTSNNKEEINFVSRNTTKAPRLQKTKSHRSSCNSSSSSNSNGNGVTNKSTMTFEKQKVAPPRARAQSAQSVLSNLSLRSLLLQNNLTQQQPQQPPAGNENYSATNYGNLNQQIQSPAMSSSMRRKAPTNVMFRRNSSENEIGLQLPFTDDKRLDLDPKHSLRRNFSRNSLMKRQQSANIVETVEIEDDESNEEEEAQNYQMNLPDDKNITDEDDEVSQKKLTEKALRKLSLLKRGSLQKRKSDNSSQNSDKVENVNESTDNDNETFEKITSQEGSMTHLQFGNKRVILDSSSFLLGNNGVRSNQQQMQQQFFQPLQKASSDSIQQLSVNTNGKSKTNNSKKNFKQICNPKKPLYVPAVLRDTAETNITIDDLMRPDSPQHTLLNNFRGNSGSGSNHNPSSQASVYSTTSSILETCRKKISSFLFPNSDFSNSDLPYGLNSESPRLPRKDHWLPDSKRASCHYCHKLFTFFERKHHCRHCGDIFCDQHLSHWLYLNSNAEFIIGGGGMGTLSKVCDGCLGDYENLIRNPSWRSQKDNNQPNQEDSADSKFSSRCNSNEHNPNNINYNYNANNYKSQQSPEAISVDKKDQSDDSKKENGDIIGSVVGSVPADWNWSSF; translated from the coding sequence ATGATGAGTAGCATACACAGCCAGTCAAGCGATTCGCATTTAAACGATCAAGACCAACATATGGATCTTCAACGTAAGGACGACGAACAACAACAAGCAACACAGTTTTTCAGCGAAAAGACACCCGCCATTCAagaagaggaggaggaagatACAggggaagaagaaagagaatcCGAGGGCAACAGAGAGGAAACAAGCAGTGATTCGACATCCAataataaagaagaaattaaTTTTGTGAGTCGAAATACAACAAAAGCCCCACGACTGCAAAAGACGAAGAGTCACCGGTCGTCGTGTaattcatcatcttcgtctAATAGTAACGGCAATGGGGTTACCAATAAATCTACTATgacttttgaaaagcaaaagGTTGCGCCACCCAGGGCAAGAGCACAATCTGCCCAAAGCGTGTTGAGTAATTTATCACTTAGGTCACTGTTATTGCAGAATAATTTGACACAACAGCAGCCACAGCAACCTCCTGCAGGGAATGAGAATTACTCTGCCACAAATTATGGTAATTtaaatcaacaaattcaGTCACCGGCGATGTCATCATCTATGAGACGCAAAGCTCCCACAAACGTTATGTTCAGAAGAAATAGCTCTGAGAATGAAATAGGGTTGCAACTGCCGTTTACTGATGACAAAAGATTGGATCTAGATCCCAAGCACAGCCTGCgcagaaatttttcaagaaactCATTGATGAAGAGACAACAATCCGCAAATATCGTAGAAACagttgaaattgaagatgatgaaagtaacgaagaagaagaggctcaaaattatcaaatgAATCTGCctgatgataaaaatatcacagatgaagatgatgaagtatctcaaaaaaaactaacTGAGAAGGCATTACGAAAGCTATCGCTCTTAAAAAGAGGAAGTTTGCAAAAACGTAAAAGTGACAATTCAAGTCAAAATTCTGATAAAGTAGAAAATGTAAATGAAAGCActgataatgataatgaaacatttgaaaaaataacGAGTCAAGAAGGATCGATGACTCACTTGCAATTTGGCAATAAAAGAGTGATTTTAGATTCTTCTTCGTTTCTCCTTGGTAATAATGGCGTGCGATCCAATCAACAACAGATGcaacaacaattttttcaacccCTGCAAAAGGCATCCTCAGATTCAATTCAGCAACTTAGCGTTAACACTAATGGAAAGTCCAAGACGAACAatagtaaaaaaaatttcaaacaaatTTGCAATCCGAAGAAACCTCTATATGTGCCAGCTGTTTTGAGAGATACTGCGGAAACAAATATCACTATAGATGATTTAATGAGACCAGATTCTCCTCAGCATACTttattgaataattttcGTGGAAATTCAGGTTCAGGAAGTAATCATAATCCATCATCTCAGGCAAGTGTTTATTCGACCACATCATCGATTTTAGAAACCTGtagaaagaaaataagCTCGTTTCTGTTTCCAAActctgatttttcaaattctgaTCTACCGTATGGTTTGAATTCAGAATCACCTAGATTACCAAGGAAAGATCATTGGCTGCCTGATTCCAAGCGGGCATCTTGTCATTATTGTCATAAGCTGTTCACATTCTTCGAAAGAAAACATCACTGCCGACATTGTGGAGATATTTTTTGCGATCAGCATTTATCTCATTGGTTGTATCTGAACTCTAATGCAGAGTTTATAATCGGTGGTGGCGGTATGGGTACTTTATCCAAAGTTTGCGATGGTTGTCTCGGGGACtatgaaaatttaataAGGAATCCAAGCTGGAGGAGCCAAAAGGATAACAACCAACCAAATCAAGAGGATAGTGCAGATTCCAAATTTTCCTCTCGGTGTAATAGTAATGAGCATAATCCTAATAACATTAATTATAATTATAATGCCAATAATTATAAAAGTCAGCAAAGTCCGGAAGCTATAAGTGTGGATAAAAAGGACCAGAGCGACgactcaaaaaaagaaaatggtgatATTATTGGGTCTGTCGTTGGGTCTGTGCCGGCTGATTGGAATTGGAGTagtttttga
- the SCT1 gene encoding bifunctional glycerol-3-phosphate/glycerone-phosphate O-acyltransferase SCT1 (similar to Saccharomyces cerevisiae SCT1 (YBL011W); ancestral locus Anc_4.96), producing MHQTEKPMPAKEDAMSANKSCDLNTNDSKCDEYHYEEQPLNRRVIYDCILYLLTNIFDCFFREIRSRGGFKVPKQGPIIFVAAPHANQFVDPVILMGQVNKAVNKRVSFLIAEKSLRRKAVGFLAGCVMSIGVVRAQDNLKLAKGKITVDSENPRRIIGHGTSFTKECSPKGLIGLPKSMGSAEIQSIESDTALILRKEFKTAKPEVKSALLKGTSFKYADRVDQSQVYHRVFEHLAHNQCIGIFPEGGSHDRTDLLPLKAGVAIMALGCMQKHPDINVKIVPCGMNYFHPHKFRSRAVIEFGDPIEISTELVSKYGNPDTNREAVRELLETISGGLKAVTVTCTDYETLMVVQAMRRLYAGQLSSRLPLPLVVEMNRRLVKGYQIYRDDPKIVALKKDIMRYNAHLRHYNIPDHLVEHARISLAKNLSLLIFRSIRLLVSVILSLPGIIMFSPVFIVAKIISQKKAKEALAASTVKIRANDVIATWKILIGMGFAPLLYIVWSVLFSYQLREHFSSKILTFCVSYISCAAVTYSALIMGDIGMDIFKSLRPLYLSITTPQALKGLQKERELLEQRITEAIDTFGPELFPDFDADSLRTEYEVNEEDEDRKTAELKRRRLLKKKKTRQVRESNNIVVEGDEDEDGEHVENIPKLGESSSHTDSDAISLLNSDNSLSNIPFFSTTGNKSNSSLSMDTSSGESSGYEFVVEEKSHFKNLIADKIAHAVWDKRGVDSEKTEN from the coding sequence ATGCATCAAACGGAGAAGCCAATGCCTGCGAAAGAGGATGCAATGAGTGCGAACAAGTCTTGTGATCTAAACACAAATGATAGTAAATGCGATGAGTACCATTATGAGGAACAGCCGCTGAATAGAAGAGTGATATACGACTGTATACTGTATTTGTTGACAAACATTTTTGATTGCTTTTTCAGAGAGATCAGGTCTCGCGGAGGATTTAAAGTTCCTAAACAGGGTCCTATCATATTCGTTGCGGCACCCCATGCCAATCAGTTTGTCGATCCGGTTATCTTAATGGGGCAAGTGAATAAAGCTGTTAATAAGCGTGTGTCATTTCTTATTGCAGAGAAGTCcttgagaagaaaagcCGTTGGTTTCTTAGCCGGCTGCGTAATGTCGATTGGCGTTGTGAGGGCGCAAGATAATCTCAAGCTTGCCAAAGGTAAGATCACTGTGGATTCTGAAAACCCACGCCGCATAATTGGTCATGGGACCTCCTTCACCAAAGAGTGTAGCCCCAAAGGCCTAATTGGCTTACCCAAGTCTATGGGATCTGCAGAGATTCAATCTATTGAGAGCGATACAGCCTTAATTCTTCGTAAAGAGTTCAAAACAGCAAAACCGGAAGTTAAAAGTGCTTTGTTGAAGGGtacatctttcaaatatgcTGACAGAGTTGATCAATCGCAAGTTTACCACCGCGTTTTCGAACATTTGGCGCATAACCAATGTATTGGTATCTTCCCTGAAGGCGGTTCTCACGATAGAACGGATCTTTTGCCATTGAAAGCCGGTGTTGCCATCATGGCATTGGGTTGCATGCAAAAACATCCTGATATCAATGTTAAAATTGTTCCCTGTGGTATGAACTATTTTCATCCCCACAAATTCAGATCTAGAGCTGTTATTGAATTTGGTGACCCAATCGAAATTTCAACTGAACTAGTAAGTAAGTATGGAAATCCTGATACCAATAGAGAAGCTGTAAGAGAGTTGTTGGAAACTATATCTGGCGGTTTGAAAGCTGTTACCGTAACATGTACCGATTATGAAACTTTGATGGTTGTTCAGGCGATGAGGAGGCTTTATGCAGGTCAATTATCTTCTAGACTTCCGCTTCCCTTAGTTGTCGAAATGAATAGAAGGTTAGTCAAAGGATATCAAATCTACAGAGATGACCCTAAAATTGTTGCTCTAAAGAAGGACATCATGCGTTATAATGCCCATTTACGTCATTACAATATTCCGGATCATCTTGTTGAACATGCGCGTATAAGTCTTGCcaaaaatttgagtttACTAATCTTTAGATCAATTCGACTATTGGTATCAGTCATTTTGTCTTTACCTGGTATCATAATGTTTTCTCCTGTTTTCATTGTGGCCAAGATAATCTCCCAAAAGAAGGCAAAAGAGGCTCTCGCTGCATCAACTGTTAAAATTAGAGCCAACGATGTTATTGCAACCTGGAAAATCTTAATTGGAATGGGATTTGCACCACTACTTTATATCGTATGGTCAGTTTTATTCTCATACCAATTACGTGAACACTTCTCGAGTAAAATCTTGACGTTTTGTGTCTCCTATATCTCATGTGCGGCTGTTACCTATTCCGCTTTGATTATGGGGGACATCGGTATGGATATATTCAAATCATTAAGGCCAttatatctttcaataacGACACCGCAGGCACTAAAAGGTCTACAAAAGGAGCGGGAATTGTTAGAACAAAGGATTACAGAAGCGATTGACACTTTTGGTCCAGAATTGTTCCCTGATTTCGATGCGGATTCCTTGCGCACTGAATATGAGGTgaatgaagaggatgaagacAGAAAAACAGCTGAGCTGAAGAGGAGAAGACTActcaagaaaaagaagactAGGCAGGTAAGGGAATCTAATAATATAGTGGTTGAAGGggacgaagatgaagatgggGAACATGTTGAGAATATCCCAAAACTTGGCGAAAGCAGTAGTCATACTGATTCAGATGCCATTTCACTACTAAACAGTGACAACTCTTTGTCTAAtataccatttttttctacAACAGGCAACAAGTCCAACAGCTCCTTATCAATGGATACTTCCAGCGGAGAATCTTCTGGATATGAGTTTGTTGTGGAGGAAAAATCGCATTTCAAAAACCTCATAGCAGATAAGATAGCACATGCTGTGTGGGATAAAAGAGGAGTTGATAGTGAAAAAACTgagaattga
- the FMT1 gene encoding methionyl-tRNA formyltransferase (similar to Saccharomyces cerevisiae FMT1 (YBL013W); ancestral locus Anc_4.95): MKIGVLRLKGRRWFSHRPLNILFFGSDEFSMHSFRALDSLRKTSTMIGKLQLVSRPAKWCGRQKSQLKYPPIVTANQKLGSPLPLSCETSQDWANLRDIVENDNYNMIVAVSFGKLISQELLRHVKYSLNVHPSLLPRYKGASPIQYALLNRDEFTGVTVQTLDPLKFDHGTIVAQTEPLKIKDLLSKGTINQFDKETPLKTAILMDQLGLEGASLLVKVILDRSYENPLKIISSYDPSYASKISSRDKQVDWSNESAESIVNKLQTVGPLYTHKEVQTKNNEVTLKRIIFHSFSAVPEGLLIPQVLEAPGDFVYSKEDQCLYVRCGKNSCITIHDLQFEGFKVENANQFITSLRKRCGAAMCQNQKFTTQN, encoded by the coding sequence ATGAAAATTGGAGTACTGAGATTGAAAGGTAGACGATGGTTTTCGCATAGGCCTCTGAATATACTATTCTTTGGCAGTGATGAGTTCAGCATGCATTCATTTAGAGCCCTCGATTCATTGAGAAAGACATCTACAATGATCGGCAAACTACAGCTGGTTTCCAGACCAGCAAAGTGGTGCGGAAGGCAAAAATCTCAATTAAAATATCCGCCAATAGTCACtgcaaatcaaaaattgggGTCGCCATTGCCTCTCTCGTGTGAAACCAGTCAAGATTGGGCTAATCTACGtgatattgttgaaaacGATAATTACAATATGATAGTAGCAGTTTCTTTCGGTAAACTGATTTCGCAGGAGCTGCTCAGGCATGTCAAGTACTCATTGAATGTTCATCCATCGTTATTGCCTCGCTATAAGGGCGCATCGCCCATACAATATGCACTATTGAATAGGGACGAATTCACAGGTGTAACGGTACAAACTTTGGATCCCCTCAAATTCGATCATGGGACAATTGTAGCACAAACTGAGCCACTTAAAATCAAGGATCTGTTATCAAAGGGAACAATAAATCAGTTCGACAAAGAAACTCCCCTGAAAACTGCAATTTTAATGGACCAATTAGGACTAGAAGGTGCTTCGTTATTAGTAAAAGTCATCTTGGATAGATCCTACGAAAACCCGCTTAAGattatttcttcttatGATCCAAGCTATGCGTCAAAAATTAGCTCGAGGGACAAGCAAGTCGACTGGAGCAATGAGAGCGCCGAATCTATTGTTAATAAACTGCAGACAGTAGGTCCCCTGTATACACACAAAGAGGTCCAAACTAAGAACAATGAGGTTACATTGAAGCGGATCATATTTCATTCCTTTTCTGCAGTACCAGAAGGCCTGCTCATCCCGCAAGTCCTTGAAGCACCAGGTGACTTCGTATACAGCAAGGAAGATCAATGCCTTTACGTGCGATGCGGCAAGAACTCTTGCATTACAATACACGATTTGCAATTTGAAGGGTTCAAAGTTGAGAATGCCAATCAGTTCATCACAAGTTTACGTAAACGATGTGGTGCAGCGATGTGTCAAAACCAAAAGTTTACTACGCAAAATTGA
- a CDS encoding uncharacterized protein (ancestral locus Anc_4.94) has product MKFEDEESKELQKQRLERRRQKFSEEARDNILNSPLRDEALLSKSTNAGIESLVASQDLREKFLCQLKHKNADQREHGLRKLREIIVSIYDQNKSDRSFVEQAYEVYKMSYDFYLQKRDFNKVANLVLSFMVTHLPLDMTVEYAEINIISLSHVTRDMDMCIRSVRDMAHGSTPSELLNSLLEMSVIYMYQTSSPRRWFKILSAFDTESPIYSYVTRSKAFMEMRRRNFEQIAKCYNQIPVGFLIDRWFSNMITADEVRSLHDFVTTPNGAEVIVFKKRR; this is encoded by the coding sequence atgaaatttgaGGATGAAGAGTCTAAGGAATTACAGAAACAGAGACTTGAGAGACGAAGGCAAAAGTTCTCGGAAGAAGCCAGAGATAATATACTTAACAGTCCGTTGCGAGACGAGGCCTTGCTGAGTAAATCAACCAATGCTGGCATTGAGTCTCTGGTAGCATCCCAAGATCTTAGAGAAAAATTCCTTTGCCAACTAAAACACAAAAATGCAGATCAAAGAGAACACGGATTACGGAAGTTACGAGAAATCATCGTTAGTATTTACGATCAGAATAAAAGCGACAGATCGTTTGTGGAACAGGCTTACGAGGTCTACAAAATGTCTTACGATTTTTATCTTCAGAAGAGAGATTTCAATAAAGTCGCCAATCTTGTGCTGAGCTTCATGGTCACCCACTTACCGCTCGACATGACAGTGGAGTACGCAGAAATCAACATTATCAGTCTGTCCCATGTTACACGGGATATGGATATGTGCATCAGAAGTGTAAGGGACATGGCTCACGGCAGTACACCAAGTGAGCTACTCAATAGTTTGCTTGAAATGTCTGTCATTTATATGTATCAAACAAGCTCCCCCCGCCGATGGTTCAAGATATTATCAGCTTTCGACACTGAATCACCGATATATTCCTACGTGACAAGGTCAAAAGCATTCATGGAGATGCGAAGAAGGAATTTCGAACAAATCGCAAAATGCTACAATCAGATTCCCGTAGGTTTCCTCATCGATCGATGGTTTTCTAATATGATTACTGCTGATGAAGTCAGAAGTCTTCACGACTTCGTCACTACGCCGAACGGAGCAGAAGTGATcgtattcaagaaaagaagatag
- the PGD1 gene encoding Pgd1p (similar to Saccharomyces cerevisiae PGD1 (YGL025C); ancestral locus Anc_4.93): MPNEGIGEMLTPNIKLEELESKLVASDGDCRDKVMGSIDNTQKAILPMRLLFNDFIQSMSNVDNLGGENPKENFLLIRSKVLELSTRVQVVADDFNKLQPLFETISEYSTKHGDKKYQPLETLKSFSPNGGAITNNVLSGANVNGIAANINSTSVESSTKKYNRSNNGTPINASTPGSSTPTSAVPPAKKPRKPRQSKKAIAANSKNQTHPSAISGTPAANGMGSTPNASMPVISVPPTNMMASPPLSAMMSPMAPANFAATPQSQAQSQPQQQPQQQPQSQAQLQAQTQSQVQVPPVPQSQQALSQAQQQRQQRQFSPPLRNNAASQSHLNMNNITPANILNMSMTREGQHVSMQPQQAQQPPQPQ; the protein is encoded by the coding sequence ATGCCAAATGAAGGAATAGGAGAGATGTTGACGCCCAATATAAAATTAGAAGAATTGGAATCGAAGTTAGTGGCTTCGGATGGTGATTGCAGGGACAAAGTGATGGGCTCAATAGACAACACACAAAAGGCAATACTTCCGATGCGGTTACtattcaatgattttattCAAAGCATGTCCAATGTGGATAATCTAGGAGGGGAGAACCCCAAGGAGAACTTTTTGTTGATCAGAAGTAAGGTATTGGAGCTATCTACTAGGGTCCAAGTAGTTGCGGATGATTTCAATAAGCTGCAACCTCTATTCGAGACTATATCGGAGTACTCTACTAAACATggtgataaaaaatatcaacCTTTGGAAACTTTGAAATCGTTTTCTCCCAATGGTGGCGCGATAACGAACAACGTGCTCAGCGGTGCGAACGTCAACGGTATTGCTGCTAATATAAATTCTACAAGTGTCGAATCTAGTACTAAGAAGTATAATAGGTCCAACAATGGCACACCAATTAATGCTTCAACTCCAGGGAGCTCAACGCCTACTTCTGCTGTTCCTCCTGCAAAGAAACCCAGAAAACCAAGACAAAGTAAAAAAGCTATTGCCGCTAATAGTAAAAATCAGACACATCCATCAGCAATTAGTGGGACACCAGCTGCAAATGGTATGGGGTCTACCCCAAATGCCTCGATGCCCGTGATAAGCGTTCCCCCCACTAATATGATGGCCTCACCTCCGTTAAGTGCAATGATGTCTCCAATGGCACCAGCAAATTTTGCTGCGACTCCACAATCTCAAGCACAATCACAACCACAACAGCAACCGCAACAGCAACCGCAATCACAGGCACAACTTCAAGCTCAAACGCAATCTCAGGTCCAAGTGCCGCCCGTACCGCAGTCACAGCAAGCGCTATCTCAAGCTCAACAGCAAAGGCAACAGCGGCAGTTCAGTCCACCATTAAGGAACAATGCGGCTTCTCAATCCCATCTGAACATGAATAATATCACTCCAGCCAATATACTAAACATGAGCATGACGCGAGAAGGCCAGCATGTTTCAATGCAACCACAGCAGGCTCAACAACCACCACAGCCTCAATAA